In Sphingomonas sp. R1, a single genomic region encodes these proteins:
- a CDS encoding type III pantothenate kinase has translation MLLAIDAGNTNVVFALVDGGEIRARWRIATDPRRTADEYAVWLSQLLALEGFDRSAVSGVIVGTVVPRALHNLEVLASKYFKTEAVIAGKGSAEWGFALDVDEPQNLGADRALNVLAGHARHAGDLILIDFGTATTFDVVDYRGAYKGGIIAPGINLSLDALVTAAAKLPRIAISAPETATVIGRNTVDQMHIGIYWGYVAMIEGLVARLKAEVGRPLKVIATGGLAILFERHTSVFDTIEPDLTIQGLAMLWERSQQGN, from the coding sequence ATGCTGCTCGCGATCGACGCCGGCAATACCAATGTCGTGTTCGCGCTGGTGGACGGCGGCGAGATCCGCGCCCGCTGGCGCATCGCCACCGATCCGCGGCGCACCGCCGACGAATATGCGGTGTGGCTCAGCCAGTTGCTGGCGCTGGAGGGCTTCGACCGCAGCGCGGTGAGCGGGGTGATCGTCGGCACGGTGGTGCCGCGCGCGCTTCACAATCTCGAAGTGCTTGCCAGCAAGTATTTCAAGACCGAGGCGGTGATCGCCGGCAAGGGCAGCGCCGAATGGGGCTTCGCGCTCGATGTGGACGAGCCGCAGAATCTCGGCGCGGACCGCGCGCTCAACGTGCTCGCCGGCCATGCCCGCCATGCCGGCGACCTGATCCTCATCGATTTCGGCACCGCGACCACTTTCGATGTGGTCGACTATCGCGGCGCCTATAAGGGCGGGATCATCGCGCCGGGCATCAACCTCTCGCTGGACGCCCTGGTGACCGCCGCGGCCAAGCTGCCGCGCATCGCGATCTCCGCGCCGGAGACCGCCACGGTGATCGGTCGCAACACCGTCGATCAGATGCATATCGGCATCTACTGGGGCTATGTCGCGATGATCGAGGGGCTGGTCGCGCGCCTCAAGGCCGAGGTGGGCCGGCCGCTCAAGGTTATTGCGACGGGTGGGCTGGCGATTCTCTTCGAAAGGCATACATCGGTGTTCGATACGATCGAGCCCGATCTCACCATCCAGGGCTTGGCGATGCTGTGGGAACGCAGCCAGCAAGGAAATTAA